The following coding sequences lie in one Capsicum annuum cultivar UCD-10X-F1 chromosome 5, UCD10Xv1.1, whole genome shotgun sequence genomic window:
- the LOC107871362 gene encoding nuclear pore complex protein NUP1 has protein sequence MAHDKGVGGFSFFESQGSLFSTGAQSLVSVQTSLTGSDNTRVSQSVPAHFGSPTSLPEVGNSGMTSFSSVGSSSSNTGLVSAAASASNPVGSSAATFGNFSFGTSSSASSTMVTSVGPGSGTTQPVFAFGASPAVSAATSALATSSNATSAMFNFGVNSSSSSAKAIDTSTRPSRSTFNFGDSSSASSLNNVSTSNSAAPGIFSFGGGSSASSTNTISTSINATPAIFSFGGSSSASSTNTVSTSTSAIPGMFSFGGSSSASSTNTVSTSTIATPVMFSFGASSSVSSINTVSTSTNATPSIFSFGASSSVSSANAVNASSIVGSNPFAFSASSASPQTSSTAGIFSSNWQAPKSPGFGSPFSSATPTVFGFGASSSSFAAPTTTAAVFGSTPSTPSGPAFPFSSTSLTNSSPQPIFGNSNSPFTASPGNNNQMNMEDSMAEDTMNASSPAFAFSQPSVSPSPGGFGFGSTPNQFQFGSQMNQTVAQNPSPFAASGSFGGGGSFSLGSNDPDKSVRKIVKVSRNKNRKK, from the exons ATGGCGCATGATAAAGGTGTTGGTGGTTTTTCTTTCTTTGAA TCTCAGGGTTCTCTTTTCAGCACTGGAGCTCAGTCACTTGTTAGTGTTCAAACTTCTCTCACTGGATCAGACAATACCAGAGTCTCACAGAGCGTTCCTGCTCATTTTGGATCTCCTACTTCATTACCAGAAGTGGGAAACTCTGGAATGACATCTTTCTCCTCAGttggttcttcttcaagtaataCTGGCTTAGTTTCTGCTGCTGCTTCAGCTAGCAACCCCGTTGGCTCCAGCGCTGCTACTTTTGGGAACTTTAGTTTTGGGACAAGTTCTTCAGCTTCATCTACGATGGTCACTTCAGTTGGCCCTGGCAGTGGGACAACTCAGCCGGTGTTTGCCTTTGGTGCTAGTCCTGCAGTGTCTGCAGCCACCTCTGCACTTGCCACTTCCAGCAATGCTACTTCTGCTATGTTTAATTTTGGTGTTAATTCTTCATCTTCCTCGGCAAAGGCCATCGACACCTCTACCCGCCCTAGTCGTAGCACATTTAATTTTGGTGATAGTTCTTCAGCTTCCTCATTGAACAATGTCAGCACATCTAATAGTGCTGCTCCTGGAATATTTAGTTTTGGTGGTGGTTCTTCAGCTTCTTCAACAAATACTATCAGCACCTCCATTAATGCTACTCCTGCCATATTTAGTTTTGGTGGTAGTTCTTCGGCTTCCTCAACAAATACTGTCAGCACCTCCACTAGTGCTATCCCCGGCATGTTCAGTTTTGGTGGTAGTTCTTCGGCTTCCTCAACAAATACTGTCAGCACCTCCACTATTGCTACCCCCGTCATGTTCAGTTTTGGTGCTAGCTCTTCCGTTTCGTCAATAAATACTGTCAGCACCTCCACTAATGCTACCCCCAGCATATTTAGTTTCGGTGCTAGCTCTTCAGTTTCGTCTGCAAATGCTGTCAATGCCAGTAGCATAGTCGGTTCTAATCCATTTGCTTTTAGTGCCAGTTCTGCCTCACCACAAACTTCCAGTACTGCTGGAATTTTCAGTTCCAACTGGCAGGCCCCAAAGTCTCCAGGCTTTGGTTCTCCATTTAGTTCTGCTACCCCTACTGTATTTGGATTTGGAGCATCTTCGTCTTCTTTTGCTGCTCCAACCACCACTGCTGCGGTCTTTGGATCAACACCCAGTACCCCAAGTGGGCCAGCCTTTCCATTTAGCTCAACTTCTTTGACAAACTCATCTCCGCAGCCCATATTTGGGAACTCTAATTCTCCTTTTACTGCATCCCCTGGGAATAATAACCAGATGAACATGGAAGACAGCATGGCTGAGGACACTATGAATGCATCTTCCCCTGCATTTGCATTTAGTCAACCTTCTGTCTCGCCCTCACCTGGTGGTTTCGGGTTTGGTTCAACACCTAATCAATTCCAGTTTGGTAGCCAGATGAATCAGACTGTTGCTCAGAATCCATCTCCATTTGCCGCATCAGGCAGTTTCGGTGGTGGAGGGAGTTTCTCATTGGGTAGCAATGATCCTGACAAATCAGTTCGAAAGATCGTCAAAGTTAGTAGAAACAAGAACAGAAAGAAGTGA
- the LOC107872701 gene encoding CASP-like protein PIMP1 encodes MDQNQTPSATITIDQNQTSSTTTTMDQNQTPSTTTTMDQNQTSSTSVVNPLILGLKPLIVPLVIRFITFIFLLVSLIVIATNSFDAFDIYGFPIKVESTDIHVYRYMISADVIGMAYILLLFVLTIFQVKSGSPIDGGLAYFEFYGDKVILFLLATGAAAGLGLTVEYNRLMDKDNTTEDIQNFINIANASASLLLLGSISSAISSVFSSLNLPKRSSS; translated from the exons ATGGACCAAAACCAAACACCATCAGCTACAATAACCATAGACCAAAAccaaacatcatcaacaacaacaacaatggaccAAAAccaaacaccatcaacaacaacaacaatggaccAAAACCAAACATCATCAACTAGTGTTGTTAATCCACTTATCCTAGGCTTGAAACCACTAATAGTACCTCTAGTGATAAGATTCATAACATTCATTTTCTTGTTAGTGTCATTAATTGTCATTgctactaatagttttgatgcaTTTGACATCTATGGTTTTCCAATCAAAGTTGAGTCCACTGACATCCATGTTTACCG TTATATGATATCTGCAGATGTAATTGGAATGGCCTATATATTGCTATTATTTGTGTTAACAATTTTCCAAGTGAAATCTGGAAGTCCCATTGATGGTGGCCTTGCTTATTTTGAATTCTATGGTGATAAG GTAATTTTATTCTTATTGGCTACTGGTGCTGCTGCTGGATTAGGATTGACAGTTGAATATAACAGACTTATGGACAAAGATAACACTACAGAAGATATacaaaatttcatcaacataGCAAATGCATCAGCTAGTTTACTTCTTCTTGGATCTATTTCTTCTGCTATTTCTTCTGTATTTTCTTCTCTTAATCTTCCAAAGAGATCTTCTTCGTAA
- the LOC107871363 gene encoding dnaJ protein homolog: MFGRAPKKSDNTKYYEILGVPKTAAPEDLKKAYRKAAIKNHPDKGGDPEKFKELAQAYEVLSDPEKREIYDQYGEDALKEGMGGGGGGHDPFDIFSSFFGGSPFGGGGGSSRGRRQRRGEDVVHPLKVSLEDLYNGTSKKLSLSRNVLCPKCKGKGSKSGASMKCSGCQGSGMKVTIRQLGPSMIQQMQHPCNECKGTGEMINDKDRCGQCKGEKVVQEKKVLEVVVEKGMQNGQKITFPGEADEAPDTVTGDIVFVLQQKEHPKFKRKGDDLFVEHTLSLTEALCGFQFILTHLDNRQLIIKSQPGEVVKPDQFKAINDEGMPMYGRPFMRGKLYIHFTVEFPDTLSPDQCKNLEAVLPAKPKTQMTDMELDECEETTLHDVNIEEEMRRKQQQAQEAYDEDDEDMHGGAQRVQCAQQ, from the exons ATGTTTGGGAGGGCACCGAAGAAGAGCGACAACACTAAGTACTATGAGATCTTAGGTGTTCCTAAGACTGCTGCACCGGAAGATCTCAAGAAAGCTTACCGTAAAGCTGCTATTAAGAATCATCCTGATAAGGGAGGTGATCCTGAAAAG ttTAAAGAGCTTGCACAAGCTTATGAGGTTTTGAGTGATCCCGAGAAGCGTGAGATATATGATCAGTATGGTGAAGATGCTCTCAAGGAAGGAATGGGCGGTGGAGGTGGTGGACACGACCCATTTGATATCTTCTCATCTTTCTTTGGTGGCAGCCCATTTGGCG GAGGTGGTGGAAGCAGCAGAGGAAGAAGACAAAGAAGAGGAGAGGATGTTGTCCACCCTCTCAAGGTTTCTCTGGAGGATCTGTACAATGGAACCTCAAAGAAACTGTCACTATCTCGCAATGTTTTGTGCCCAAAGTGCAAAGGGAAAGGATCTAAATCAGGTGCTTCAATGAAATGTTCTGGCTGTCAAGGATCTGGGATGAAAGTCACTATCAGACAACTTGGCCCATCCATGATCCAGCAGATGCAGCACCCTTGCAATGAGTGTAAGGGTACTGGTGAGATGATCAATGATAAAGATAGATGTGGGCAGTGTAAAGGTGAGAAGGTCGTACAGGAGAAGAAGGTGTTGGAAGTTGTTGTGGAGAAGGGTATGCAGAACGGACAAAAGATAACATTTCCGGGCGAGGCTGATGAAGCA CCTGATACAGTCACTGGGGACATAGTTTTTGTCTTGCAACAGAAGGAGCATCCCAAGTTTAAGCGCAAGGGTGATGATCTCTTTGTAGAGCACACCTTGAGCTTGACCGAGGCCCTATGCGGTTTCCAGTTTATCTTGACTCATCTGGACAACAGACAGCTGATCATCAAGTCCCAACCCGGAGAAGTTGTCAAGCCTG ATCAATTTAAGGCCATAAATGATGAAGGAATGCCTATGTACGGAAGGCCATTTATGAGAGGAAAATTATACATTCACTTTACTGTAGAATTCCCCGACACATTATCCCCCGATCAGTGCAAGAACCTCGAAGCAGTGCTGCCAGCAAAACCCAAAACACAAATGACTGACATGGAATTGGATGAGTGCGAGGAGACCACCTTACATGATGTCAACATCGAAGAGGAGATGCGTAGGAAGCAGCAACAGGCACAAGAGGCATacgatgaagatgatgaagacaTGCATGGTGGTGCGCAGAGAGTCCAATGTGCACAACAGTAA
- the LOC107871364 gene encoding apoptosis-inducing factor homolog B isoform X1: MADSGAEKKRVVVIGGGVAGSLIARSLQDEANVTLVDIKMNRKEFFEMPWAALRSMCDPSFAKRAVFSHSEYLPRGKVVTSAATDITETEVVTAKGDRVAYDFAVIATGHSETGAFTKDEKFTQYQADHETIKSAKSILVIGGGQTGVELAAEIAVDYPDKKVTIVHRGSMLLEFIGETASNKVVHWLKQRKVDIILGQSVDVNNAKDGVYKTSGGQTIDAECHFICTGKPIGSGWLKETVLKDCLDIHGRLMVDSNLKVKGRNNVFGIGDITDIPELKLGYLAQRHAGIATKNIKLLMKNANDNNLNVYKPALPLSLIALGKREAVAQFYCISCIGRLPGMIKSGDLYVGRTRKQLGLLSE, from the exons ATGGCGGATTCAGGTGCAGAGAAGAAAAGAGTAGTGGTGATTGGAGGTGGAGTTGCTGGATCTCTTATTGCAAGGAGTCTTCAAGATGAGGCTAATGTTACCCTCGTCGATAT AAAAATGAACAGGAAGGAGTTCTTTGAGATGCCTTGGGCTGCTTTAAGGTCAATGTGTGATCCTTCATTTGCAAAACGAGCCGTCTTTAGTCACTCCGAATACCTTCCTCGTGGAAAAGTCGTTACATCTGCTGCTACTGACATCACGGAGACAGAGGTTGTAACTGCAAAAGGCGACAGAGTCGCGTATGATTTTGCTGTTATCGCTACTGGTCACTCGGAAACTGGTGCTTTCACGAAAGATGAGAAGTTCACTCAATACCAAGCAG ATCATGAAACGATTAAATCTGCCAAATCCATATTAGTAATCGGGGGAGGACAAACAGGCGTGGAACTGGCTGCTGAAATTGCAGTGGATTATCCCGATAAGAAGGTGACGATTGTGCATCGGGGATCAATGTTGTTGGAATTTATTGGAGAAACTGCTAGCAATAAGGTAGTGCATTGGCTAAAACAAAGGAAGGTTGACATCATTCTTGGCCAATCTGTCGATGTAAATAATGCAAAAGACGGTGTTTACAAGACATCTGGTGGACAAACTATAGACGCGGAGTGTCATTTCATTTGCACTGGAAAGCCGATTGGTTCGGGGTGGCTAAAAGAGACCGTGTTAAAGGATTGTTTAGACATTCATGGAAGGTTGATGGTTGATTCTAATTTGAAGGTCAAGGGTCGCAACAATGTGTTTGGCATCGGAGATATTACTGATATCCCC GAACTTAAACTAGGATATTTGGCTCAGAGACACGCGGGGATAGCTACCAAGAACATCAAACTGTTAATGAAGAACGCGAATGACAACAACTTGAATGTATATAAACCAGCTTTACCATTGTCGTTGATTGCTCTAGGTAAAAGAGAGGCTGTAGCGCAGTTTTACTGCATATCGTGCATTGGACGCCTTCCAGGGATGATAAAATCGGGAGATTTATATGTCGGAAGGACTCGAAAGCAACTTGGTTTGCTATCTGAATGA
- the LOC107871365 gene encoding vacuolar protein sorting-associated protein 60.1 has product MKRVFGIKKETQPPPSVQDASDRINKRGESVEDKIKKLDAELARYKEQLKKTRPGPAQEAVKARAMRVLKQKRMYEGQRDMLYNQTFNLDQVSFAAEGIKDAQQTMAAMKSANKELKGMMKTVNIQDVDNLQDEMTDLMDVSNEIQETLGRSYGVPDDVDEEELMGELDALEADMEFESEGVPSYLQPDKEPDLDSELNLPSAPMGHAPMPAGRANTQAEDELGLPAVPHASLRG; this is encoded by the exons atgaagagaGTTTTTGGCATTAAGAAAGAAACACAGCCTCCTCCTTCTGTTCAAGATGCTTCAGATAGg ATCAATAAAAGAGGTGAGTCGGTGGAAGATAAAATCAAGAAGCTTGATGCTGAACTTGCAAGGTACAAGGAACAGCTAAAGAAGACTCGACCAGGTCCAGCTCAGGAGGCAGTAAAAGCTCGAGCTATGAGAGTGTTGAAGCAAAAGAGAAT GTATGAAGGTCAGCGGGACATGCTGTACAATCAGACGTTCAACTTAGACCAAGTCTCATTTGCTGCTGAGGGGATCAAAGATGCTCAACAAACA ATGGCAGCAATGAAATCAGCGAACAAAGAATTAAAAGGAATGATGAAAACTGTGAACATTCAAGACGTAGAT AACCTACAAGATGAAATGACAGACCTGATGGATGTAAGCAATGAAATTCAAGAGACTCTTGGTAGAAGCTACGGTGTACCTGATGATGTTGATGAAGAAGAGCTTATGGGTG AGCTTGATGCTCTGGAAGCGGACATGGAGTTCGAATCTGAAGGTGTCCCTTCATACCTACAACCTGATAAGGAACCGGATCTGGATTCAGAGCTTAACCTGCCATCAGCACCAATGGGACATGCACCAATGCCAGCTGGTCGAGCTAACACACAG GCCGAAGATGAACTAGGTTTACCTGCTGTCCCTCACGCATCACTTCGCGGCTGA
- the LOC107871364 gene encoding apoptosis-inducing factor homolog B isoform X2, with translation MADSGAEKKRVVVIGGGVAGSLIARSLQDEANVTLVDMKEFFEMPWAALRSMCDPSFAKRAVFSHSEYLPRGKVVTSAATDITETEVVTAKGDRVAYDFAVIATGHSETGAFTKDEKFTQYQADHETIKSAKSILVIGGGQTGVELAAEIAVDYPDKKVTIVHRGSMLLEFIGETASNKVVHWLKQRKVDIILGQSVDVNNAKDGVYKTSGGQTIDAECHFICTGKPIGSGWLKETVLKDCLDIHGRLMVDSNLKVKGRNNVFGIGDITDIPELKLGYLAQRHAGIATKNIKLLMKNANDNNLNVYKPALPLSLIALGKREAVAQFYCISCIGRLPGMIKSGDLYVGRTRKQLGLLSE, from the exons ATGGCGGATTCAGGTGCAGAGAAGAAAAGAGTAGTGGTGATTGGAGGTGGAGTTGCTGGATCTCTTATTGCAAGGAGTCTTCAAGATGAGGCTAATGTTACCCTCGTCGATAT GAAGGAGTTCTTTGAGATGCCTTGGGCTGCTTTAAGGTCAATGTGTGATCCTTCATTTGCAAAACGAGCCGTCTTTAGTCACTCCGAATACCTTCCTCGTGGAAAAGTCGTTACATCTGCTGCTACTGACATCACGGAGACAGAGGTTGTAACTGCAAAAGGCGACAGAGTCGCGTATGATTTTGCTGTTATCGCTACTGGTCACTCGGAAACTGGTGCTTTCACGAAAGATGAGAAGTTCACTCAATACCAAGCAG ATCATGAAACGATTAAATCTGCCAAATCCATATTAGTAATCGGGGGAGGACAAACAGGCGTGGAACTGGCTGCTGAAATTGCAGTGGATTATCCCGATAAGAAGGTGACGATTGTGCATCGGGGATCAATGTTGTTGGAATTTATTGGAGAAACTGCTAGCAATAAGGTAGTGCATTGGCTAAAACAAAGGAAGGTTGACATCATTCTTGGCCAATCTGTCGATGTAAATAATGCAAAAGACGGTGTTTACAAGACATCTGGTGGACAAACTATAGACGCGGAGTGTCATTTCATTTGCACTGGAAAGCCGATTGGTTCGGGGTGGCTAAAAGAGACCGTGTTAAAGGATTGTTTAGACATTCATGGAAGGTTGATGGTTGATTCTAATTTGAAGGTCAAGGGTCGCAACAATGTGTTTGGCATCGGAGATATTACTGATATCCCC GAACTTAAACTAGGATATTTGGCTCAGAGACACGCGGGGATAGCTACCAAGAACATCAAACTGTTAATGAAGAACGCGAATGACAACAACTTGAATGTATATAAACCAGCTTTACCATTGTCGTTGATTGCTCTAGGTAAAAGAGAGGCTGTAGCGCAGTTTTACTGCATATCGTGCATTGGACGCCTTCCAGGGATGATAAAATCGGGAGATTTATATGTCGGAAGGACTCGAAAGCAACTTGGTTTGCTATCTGAATGA
- the LOC107871364 gene encoding apoptosis-inducing factor homolog B isoform X3, protein MNRKEFFEMPWAALRSMCDPSFAKRAVFSHSEYLPRGKVVTSAATDITETEVVTAKGDRVAYDFAVIATGHSETGAFTKDEKFTQYQADHETIKSAKSILVIGGGQTGVELAAEIAVDYPDKKVTIVHRGSMLLEFIGETASNKVVHWLKQRKVDIILGQSVDVNNAKDGVYKTSGGQTIDAECHFICTGKPIGSGWLKETVLKDCLDIHGRLMVDSNLKVKGRNNVFGIGDITDIPELKLGYLAQRHAGIATKNIKLLMKNANDNNLNVYKPALPLSLIALGKREAVAQFYCISCIGRLPGMIKSGDLYVGRTRKQLGLLSE, encoded by the exons ATGAACAGGAAGGAGTTCTTTGAGATGCCTTGGGCTGCTTTAAGGTCAATGTGTGATCCTTCATTTGCAAAACGAGCCGTCTTTAGTCACTCCGAATACCTTCCTCGTGGAAAAGTCGTTACATCTGCTGCTACTGACATCACGGAGACAGAGGTTGTAACTGCAAAAGGCGACAGAGTCGCGTATGATTTTGCTGTTATCGCTACTGGTCACTCGGAAACTGGTGCTTTCACGAAAGATGAGAAGTTCACTCAATACCAAGCAG ATCATGAAACGATTAAATCTGCCAAATCCATATTAGTAATCGGGGGAGGACAAACAGGCGTGGAACTGGCTGCTGAAATTGCAGTGGATTATCCCGATAAGAAGGTGACGATTGTGCATCGGGGATCAATGTTGTTGGAATTTATTGGAGAAACTGCTAGCAATAAGGTAGTGCATTGGCTAAAACAAAGGAAGGTTGACATCATTCTTGGCCAATCTGTCGATGTAAATAATGCAAAAGACGGTGTTTACAAGACATCTGGTGGACAAACTATAGACGCGGAGTGTCATTTCATTTGCACTGGAAAGCCGATTGGTTCGGGGTGGCTAAAAGAGACCGTGTTAAAGGATTGTTTAGACATTCATGGAAGGTTGATGGTTGATTCTAATTTGAAGGTCAAGGGTCGCAACAATGTGTTTGGCATCGGAGATATTACTGATATCCCC GAACTTAAACTAGGATATTTGGCTCAGAGACACGCGGGGATAGCTACCAAGAACATCAAACTGTTAATGAAGAACGCGAATGACAACAACTTGAATGTATATAAACCAGCTTTACCATTGTCGTTGATTGCTCTAGGTAAAAGAGAGGCTGTAGCGCAGTTTTACTGCATATCGTGCATTGGACGCCTTCCAGGGATGATAAAATCGGGAGATTTATATGTCGGAAGGACTCGAAAGCAACTTGGTTTGCTATCTGAATGA
- the LOC124898808 gene encoding RING-H2 finger protein ATL70-like, with the protein MNNTIGDGIEGTQDHNIGEKNFENYGYGIGFSLLILIILILITYSSYLYIGKRSSTNNSSSHNIVNNNNTSNTIENQLIFIQQGLDETTLSNYPKLLYSQAKVHHKRDFLISSGCSICLADYKDNDELRLLPDCDHIFHVKCIDPWLRLHPTCPNCRSSPFPSPMPTPLAEVVPLATTRQS; encoded by the coding sequence ATGAACAACACCATAGGAGATGGCATTGAAGGTACTCAAGATCACAACATAGGTGAAAAAAACTTTGAAAATTATGGCTATGGCATTGGATTTTCCTTATTAATTCTCATTATACTTATACTCATTACCTATTCTTCTTACTTATACATTGGTAAAAGATCAAGTACCAATAATTCCTCTTCACATAatattgtcaacaacaacaatacatccAACacaattgaaaatcaattgattttcattcaacaaggtcttgatGAAACTACTTTGAGTAATTATCCAAAATTACTTTATTCACAAGCTAAGGTTCATCATAAAAgagattttttaatttcttctggTTGTTCAATTTGTTTAGCTGATTATAAAGATAATGATGAACTTAGGTTATTGCCTGATTGTGACCAtatttttcatgttaagtgtATTGACCCTTGGCTTAGACTTCATCCTACATGCCCAAATTGTAGAAGTTCACCTTTTCCATCTCCAATGCCTACTCCTTTGGCTGAGGTGGTTCCTTTGGCTACAACAAGGCAAAGTTGA